A DNA window from Rhinolophus sinicus isolate RSC01 linkage group LG10, ASM3656204v1, whole genome shotgun sequence contains the following coding sequences:
- the USP19 gene encoding ubiquitin carboxyl-terminal hydrolase 19 isoform X23, translating into MSGGTSATGPRRGPPGLEEATSKKKQKDRANQESKDGDPRRGSVSTPQEEQTKEELLLDWKQSADEVIVKLRVGAGPLRLEEVDTAFTDTDCVVRLPDGRQWGGVFYAEIESSCAKVQARKGGLLQLALPKKVPLLTWPSLLKKPLGTQELVSGLQCQENGQEPSPIALEPGPEPRRAKQEARNQKRAQGRGEVGAGAGPGAQAGPSAKRAVHLRRGPEGEGSRDGPGPRGDAPPFLAESATQAEAEEQLQVPLLNPQTCLLGSEESLALLAGEKAVSPRNDPVSPAMTRSQDPEKEPDMVNLAFVKNDSYEKGPDSVVVHVYVKEICRDTSRVLFREQDFMLIFQTRDGNFLRLHPGCGPHTIFRWQVKLRNLIEPEQCTFCFTASRIDICLRKRQSQRWGGLEAPAARGAVGGAKVVVPTGPTPLDSTPPGGAPHPLTGQEEARAVEKEKPKARSEDTALDGVAARTPMEHVAPKPEPHLASPKPTCMVPPMPHSPVSGDSVEEEEEEEKKVCLPGFTGLVNLGNTCFMNSVIQSLSNTRELRDFFHDRSFEAEINYNNPLGTGGRLAIGFAVLLRALWKGTHHAFQPSKLKAIVASKASQFTGYAQHDAQEFMAFLLDGLHEDLNRIQNKPYTETVDSDGRPDEVVAEEAWQRHKMRNDSFIVDLFQGQYKSKLVCPVCAKVSITFDPFLYLPVPLPQKQKVLPVFYFAREPHSKPIKFLVSISKENSSASEVLDSLSQSVHVKPENLRLAEVIKNRFHRVFLPSQSLDTVSPSDTLLCFELLSPELAKERVVVLEVQQRPQVPSIPISKCAACQRKQQSEDEKLKRCTRCYRVGYCNQLCQKTHWPDHKGLCRPENIGYPFLVSVPASRLTYARLAQLLEGYARYSVSVFQPPFQPGRMALEAQGPGCTTLLSTSSLEAGDSERDSIQPPELQLVTPVAEGDTGIARAWAAPDRCPVPSTSGVSSEMLASGSIDVGSMPAGERVSRPEAAVPGYQHPSEAMNSHTSQFLIYKIDSSNREQRLEDKGDTPLELGDDCSLALVWRNNERLPEFVLVASKELECAEDAGSAGEAARAGHFTLDQCLNLFTRPEVLAPEEAWYCPQCKQHREASKQLLLWRLPNVLIVQLKRFSFRSFIWRDKINDLVEFPVRNLDLSKFCIGQKEEQLPSYDLYAVINHYGGMIGGHYTACARLPSDRSSQRSDVGWRLFDDSTVTTVDESQVVTRYAYVLFYRRRNSPVERPPRAGHSEHHPDLGPAAEAAASQGLGPGQAPEVAPTRTAPERFAPPVDRPAPTYSNMEEVD; encoded by the exons AATTGTTGCTTGATTGGAAGCAGAGTGCAGATGAGGTGATTGTCAAGCTGCGTGTGGGAGCTGGTCCCCTGCGGCTGGAGGAGGTGGATACTGCTTTCACGGACACGGACTGTGTGGTGCGGCTTCCAG ATGGTCGGCAGTGGGGTGGTGTTTTCTATGCTGAGATAGAAAGTTCTTGCGCCAAAGTACAGGCTCGCAAAGGTGGCCTCCTGCAGCTGGCATTGCCCAAGAAGGTGCCTCtgctcacatggccttctctCCTG AAGAAACCTCTGGGGACCCAGGAGTTGGTGTCAGGGCTACAGTGCCAGGAGAATGGGCAGGAGCCGTCTCCCATTGCCCTGGAGCCAGGCCCTGAGCCCCGCAGGGCTAAGCAAGAGGCTCGGAACCAGAAGCGGGCCCAGGGACGTGGTGAGGTAGGCGCGGGGGCTGGCCCCGGGGCCCAGGCAGGGCCCAGCGCCAAGAGGGCTGTGCATCTCCGCAGAGGGCCAGAGGGGGAAGGGTCCAGAGATGGCCCTGGACCCCGGGGCGATGCCCCCCCCTTCCTGGCTGAGTCAGCTACCCAG GCTGAGGCTGAGGAACAGCTCCAGGTACCACTGCTGAACCCCCAGACCTGCCTCCTGGGCTCGGAGGAGAGTCTAGCACTTTTGGCAGGAGAGAAGGCAGTGTCCCCCAGGAATGACCCAGTCTCCCCCGCCATGACTCGGAGCCAAGACCCTGAGAAAG AGCCCGACATGGTGAACCTGGCATTTGTCAAGAATGACTCGTATGAGAAAGGGCCGGACTCCGTGGTGGTGCACGTATACGTGAAGGAAATCTGCAGGGACACCTCTCGCGTGCTCTTCCGTGAGCAGGACTTCATGCTTATCTTCCAGACCAG GGATGGAAACTTCCTGAGGCTGCACCCGGGCTGTGGGCCTCACACCATCTTCCGTTGGCAGGTGAAGCTCAG GAACCTGATTGAGCCAGAGCAGTGCACCTTCTGCTTCACGGCCTCTCGCATTGACATCTGCCTCCGAAAGCGGCAGAGTCAGCGCTGGGGGGGCCTGGAGGCCCCAGCTGCACGAG GTGCAGTGGGTGGTGCAAAGGTGGTCGTGCCGACAGGTCCAACCCCTCTGGATTCAACCCCACCGGGAGGTGCCCCACACCCCCTGACAGGCCAGGAGGAAGCCCGGGCTGTGGAGAAGGAGAAACCGAAGGCTCGATCTGAGGACACAGCGCTGGATGGTGTGGCAGCCCGCACCCCCATGGAGCATGTAGCCCCAAAGCCAGAGCCACACCTGGCCTCG CCCAAGCCCACATGTATGGTGCCCCCAATGCCCCACAGCCCTGTGAGTGGAGACAGcgtggaggaagaggaggaagaagagaagaaggtgTGTCTGCCGGGCTTCACTGGCCTTGTCAATCTCGGTAACACTTGCTTCATGAACAGTGTCATTCAGTCTCTGTCCAACACTCGGGAGCTCCGGGACTTCTTCCATG ACCGCTCCTTTGAGGCCGAGATCAACTACAACAACCCACTGGGGACAGGTGGGCGTCTGGCCATTGGCTTTGCCGTGCTGCTGCGGGCGCTGTGGAAGGGCACCCACCATGCCTTCCAGCCTTCTAAGTTGAAG GCCATTGTGGCGAGCAAGGCCAGCCAGTTCACAGGCTATGCACAGCACGATGCCCAGGAATTCATGGCTTTCCTGTTGGATGGGCTGCACGAGGACCTGAACCGCATACAGAACAAGCCGTACACGGAGACAGTGGACTCAGATGGGCGGCCCGATGAG GTGGTGGCGGAGGAGGCATGGCAGCGGCACAAGATGAGGAATGACTCTTTCATCGTGGACCTGTTTCAGGGCCAGTACAAGTCGAAGCTGGTGTGCCCTGTGTGTGCCAAG GTCTCCATCACGTTTGACCCATTCCTGTACCTGCCAGTGCCCTTGCCACAGAAGCAAAAGGTTCTACCCGTCTTCTATTTTGCCCGGGAGCCCCACAGCAAGCCCATCAAG TTCCTGGTGAGCATCAGCAAGGAGAACTCCAGTGCAAGTGAAGTGTTGGACTCCCTCTCTCAGAGTGTCCATGTGAAGCCTGAGAACCTGCGTCTGGCCGAG GTGATTAAGAATCGCTTCCACCGTGTATTCCTGCCCTCCCAGTCATTGGACACTGTGTCCCCATCCGACACGCTCCTCTGCTTCGAGCTGTTATCCCCAGAGTTGGCCAAGGAGCGGGTGGTGGTGCTAGAGGTACAACAG CGCCCCCAGGTGCCCAGCATCCCGATCTCCAAGTGTGCAGCCTGCCAGCGGAAGCAGCAGTCCGAGGACGAGAAGCTGAAACGCTGCACCCGGTGCTATCGTGTGGGCTACTGCAACCA GCTCTGCCAGAAAACCCACTGGCCTGACCATAAGGGCCTCTGCCGCCCTGAGAACATTGGCTACCCCTTCCTGGTCAGTGTACCTGCCTCACGCCTCACTTATGCCCGTCTTGCTCAGTTGCTAGAGGGCTATGCCCG GTATTCTGTGAGCGTATTCCAGCCACCCTTCCAGCCTGGCCGCATGGCCTTGGAGGCCCAGGGCCCTGGCTGCACCACGTTGCTCTCCACTAGCTCCCTGGAGGCTGGGGACAGTGAGAGGGACTCCATTCAGCCACCTGAGCTCCAACTGGTGACCCCCGTGGCTGAGGGGGACACAGGGATTGCCCGGGCATGGGCAGCCCCTGATCGGTGCCCTGTGCCCAGCACCAGTGGGGTTTCTTCCGAGATGCTGGCCAGTGGGTCCATTGATGTTGGCTCCATGCCTGCTGGTGAAAGGGTGTCCCGGCCCGAAG CTGCTGTGCCCGGCTACCAACATCCAAGTGAAGCCATGAATTCCCACACATCCCagttccttatctataaaattgacTCATCCAACCGAGAGCAGCGGCTAGAGGACAAAG GAGATACCCCACTGGAGCTGGGTGATGACTGCAGCCTGGCTCTTGTCTGGCGGAACAACGAGCGCCTGCCAGAGTTCGTGTTGGTGGCCTCCAAGGAGCTGGAATGTGCGGAGGATGCAGGCTCTGCCGGGGAAGCTGCCCGTGCCGGCCACTTCACTCTGGACCAGTGCCTGAACCTCTTCACGCGGCCGGAGGTGCTGGCACCCGAGGAGGCTTG GTACTGCCCACAGTGCAAACAACACCGCGAGGCCTCCAAGCAGCTGCTGCTGTGGCGCCTGCCCAACGTGCTCATTGTGCAGCTCAAGCGCTTCTCCTTCCGCAGTTTCATCTGGCGTGACAAGATCAACGACTTAGTGGAGTTCCCTGTTCG GAACCTGGACCTGAGCAAGTTCTGCATTGGTCAGAAAGAGGAGCAGCTGCCCAGCTACGACCTGTATGCCGTCATCAACCACTACGGAGGCATGATCGGTGGTCACTACACCGCCTGTGCACGCCTGCCCAGTGACCGCAGCAGCCAGCGCAGCGACGTGG GCTGGCGCTTGTTTGATGACAGCACGGTGACAACAGTAGACGAGAGCCAGGTTGTGACGCGTTATGCCTATGTACTCTTCTACCGCCGGCGGAACTCTCCTGTGGAGAGGCCCCCCCGGGCAGGTCACTCTGAGCACCACCCAGACCTAGGCCCTGCagctgaggctgctgccagccag GGACTAGGCCCTGGCCAGGCCCCCGAGGTGGCCCCCACGCGGACAGCCCCTGAACGCTTCGCCCCCCCTGTGGACCGCCCAGCCCCCACCTACAGCAACATGGAGGAGGTCGATTAG
- the USP19 gene encoding ubiquitin carboxyl-terminal hydrolase 19 isoform X26, which translates to MSGGTSATGPRRGPPGLEEATSKKKQKDRANQESKDGDPRRGGSVSTPQEEQTKEELLLDWKQSADEVIVKLRVGAGPLRLEEVDTAFTDTDCVVRLPDGRQWGGVFYAEIESSCAKVQARKGGLLQLALPKKVPLLTWPSLLKKPLGTQELVSGLQCQENGQEPSPIALEPGPEPRRAKQEARNQKRAQGRGEAEAEEQLQVPLLNPQTCLLGSEESLALLAGEKAVSPRNDPVSPAMTRSQDPEKGDRSKEEMAVAADAAPLVDEPDMVNLAFVKNDSYEKGPDSVVVHVYVKEICRDTSRVLFREQDFMLIFQTRDGNFLRLHPGCGPHTIFRWQVKLRNLIEPEQCTFCFTASRIDICLRKRQSQRWGGLEAPAARVGGAKVVVPTGPTPLDSTPPGGAPHPLTGQEEARAVEKEKPKARSEDTALDGVAARTPMEHVAPKPEPHLASPKPTCMVPPMPHSPVSGDSVEEEEEEEKKVCLPGFTGLVNLGNTCFMNSVIQSLSNTRELRDFFHDRSFEAEINYNNPLGTGGRLAIGFAVLLRALWKGTHHAFQPSKLKAIVASKASQFTGYAQHDAQEFMAFLLDGLHEDLNRIQNKPYTETVDSDGRPDEVVAEEAWQRHKMRNDSFIVDLFQGQYKSKLVCPVCAKVSITFDPFLYLPVPLPQKQKVLPVFYFAREPHSKPIKFLVSISKENSSASEVLDSLSQSVHVKPENLRLAEVIKNRFHRVFLPSQSLDTVSPSDTLLCFELLSPELAKERVVVLEVQQRPQVPSIPISKCAACQRKQQSEDEKLKRCTRCYRVGYCNQLCQKTHWPDHKGLCRPENIGYPFLVSVPASRLTYARLAQLLEGYARYSVSVFQPPFQPGRMALEAQGPGCTTLLSTSSLEAGDSERDSIQPPELQLVTPVAEGDTGIARAWAAPDRCPVPSTSGVSSEMLASGSIDVGSMPAGERVSRPEAAVPGYQHPSEAMNSHTSQFLIYKIDSSNREQRLEDKGDTPLELGDDCSLALVWRNNERLPEFVLVASKELECAEDAGSAGEAARAGHFTLDQCLNLFTRPEVLAPEEAWYCPQCKQHREASKQLLLWRLPNVLIVQLKRFSFRSFIWRDKINDLVEFPVRNLDLSKFCIGQKEEQLPSYDLYAVINHYGGMIGGHYTACARLPSDRSSQRSDVGWRLFDDSTVTTVDESQVVTRYAYVLFYRRRNSPVERPPRAGHSEHHPDLGPAAEAAASQGLGPGQAPEVAPTRTAPERFAPPVDRPAPTYSNMEEVD; encoded by the exons AATTGTTGCTTGATTGGAAGCAGAGTGCAGATGAGGTGATTGTCAAGCTGCGTGTGGGAGCTGGTCCCCTGCGGCTGGAGGAGGTGGATACTGCTTTCACGGACACGGACTGTGTGGTGCGGCTTCCAG ATGGTCGGCAGTGGGGTGGTGTTTTCTATGCTGAGATAGAAAGTTCTTGCGCCAAAGTACAGGCTCGCAAAGGTGGCCTCCTGCAGCTGGCATTGCCCAAGAAGGTGCCTCtgctcacatggccttctctCCTG AAGAAACCTCTGGGGACCCAGGAGTTGGTGTCAGGGCTACAGTGCCAGGAGAATGGGCAGGAGCCGTCTCCCATTGCCCTGGAGCCAGGCCCTGAGCCCCGCAGGGCTAAGCAAGAGGCTCGGAACCAGAAGCGGGCCCAGGGACGTGGTGAG GCTGAGGCTGAGGAACAGCTCCAGGTACCACTGCTGAACCCCCAGACCTGCCTCCTGGGCTCGGAGGAGAGTCTAGCACTTTTGGCAGGAGAGAAGGCAGTGTCCCCCAGGAATGACCCAGTCTCCCCCGCCATGACTCGGAGCCAAGACCCTGAGAAAGGTGATCGTTCCAAAGAGGAGATGGCAGTAGCAGCAGATGCTGCACCCTTGGTGGATG AGCCCGACATGGTGAACCTGGCATTTGTCAAGAATGACTCGTATGAGAAAGGGCCGGACTCCGTGGTGGTGCACGTATACGTGAAGGAAATCTGCAGGGACACCTCTCGCGTGCTCTTCCGTGAGCAGGACTTCATGCTTATCTTCCAGACCAG GGATGGAAACTTCCTGAGGCTGCACCCGGGCTGTGGGCCTCACACCATCTTCCGTTGGCAGGTGAAGCTCAG GAACCTGATTGAGCCAGAGCAGTGCACCTTCTGCTTCACGGCCTCTCGCATTGACATCTGCCTCCGAAAGCGGCAGAGTCAGCGCTGGGGGGGCCTGGAGGCCCCAGCTGCACGAG TGGGTGGTGCAAAGGTGGTCGTGCCGACAGGTCCAACCCCTCTGGATTCAACCCCACCGGGAGGTGCCCCACACCCCCTGACAGGCCAGGAGGAAGCCCGGGCTGTGGAGAAGGAGAAACCGAAGGCTCGATCTGAGGACACAGCGCTGGATGGTGTGGCAGCCCGCACCCCCATGGAGCATGTAGCCCCAAAGCCAGAGCCACACCTGGCCTCG CCCAAGCCCACATGTATGGTGCCCCCAATGCCCCACAGCCCTGTGAGTGGAGACAGcgtggaggaagaggaggaagaagagaagaaggtgTGTCTGCCGGGCTTCACTGGCCTTGTCAATCTCGGTAACACTTGCTTCATGAACAGTGTCATTCAGTCTCTGTCCAACACTCGGGAGCTCCGGGACTTCTTCCATG ACCGCTCCTTTGAGGCCGAGATCAACTACAACAACCCACTGGGGACAGGTGGGCGTCTGGCCATTGGCTTTGCCGTGCTGCTGCGGGCGCTGTGGAAGGGCACCCACCATGCCTTCCAGCCTTCTAAGTTGAAG GCCATTGTGGCGAGCAAGGCCAGCCAGTTCACAGGCTATGCACAGCACGATGCCCAGGAATTCATGGCTTTCCTGTTGGATGGGCTGCACGAGGACCTGAACCGCATACAGAACAAGCCGTACACGGAGACAGTGGACTCAGATGGGCGGCCCGATGAG GTGGTGGCGGAGGAGGCATGGCAGCGGCACAAGATGAGGAATGACTCTTTCATCGTGGACCTGTTTCAGGGCCAGTACAAGTCGAAGCTGGTGTGCCCTGTGTGTGCCAAG GTCTCCATCACGTTTGACCCATTCCTGTACCTGCCAGTGCCCTTGCCACAGAAGCAAAAGGTTCTACCCGTCTTCTATTTTGCCCGGGAGCCCCACAGCAAGCCCATCAAG TTCCTGGTGAGCATCAGCAAGGAGAACTCCAGTGCAAGTGAAGTGTTGGACTCCCTCTCTCAGAGTGTCCATGTGAAGCCTGAGAACCTGCGTCTGGCCGAG GTGATTAAGAATCGCTTCCACCGTGTATTCCTGCCCTCCCAGTCATTGGACACTGTGTCCCCATCCGACACGCTCCTCTGCTTCGAGCTGTTATCCCCAGAGTTGGCCAAGGAGCGGGTGGTGGTGCTAGAGGTACAACAG CGCCCCCAGGTGCCCAGCATCCCGATCTCCAAGTGTGCAGCCTGCCAGCGGAAGCAGCAGTCCGAGGACGAGAAGCTGAAACGCTGCACCCGGTGCTATCGTGTGGGCTACTGCAACCA GCTCTGCCAGAAAACCCACTGGCCTGACCATAAGGGCCTCTGCCGCCCTGAGAACATTGGCTACCCCTTCCTGGTCAGTGTACCTGCCTCACGCCTCACTTATGCCCGTCTTGCTCAGTTGCTAGAGGGCTATGCCCG GTATTCTGTGAGCGTATTCCAGCCACCCTTCCAGCCTGGCCGCATGGCCTTGGAGGCCCAGGGCCCTGGCTGCACCACGTTGCTCTCCACTAGCTCCCTGGAGGCTGGGGACAGTGAGAGGGACTCCATTCAGCCACCTGAGCTCCAACTGGTGACCCCCGTGGCTGAGGGGGACACAGGGATTGCCCGGGCATGGGCAGCCCCTGATCGGTGCCCTGTGCCCAGCACCAGTGGGGTTTCTTCCGAGATGCTGGCCAGTGGGTCCATTGATGTTGGCTCCATGCCTGCTGGTGAAAGGGTGTCCCGGCCCGAAG CTGCTGTGCCCGGCTACCAACATCCAAGTGAAGCCATGAATTCCCACACATCCCagttccttatctataaaattgacTCATCCAACCGAGAGCAGCGGCTAGAGGACAAAG GAGATACCCCACTGGAGCTGGGTGATGACTGCAGCCTGGCTCTTGTCTGGCGGAACAACGAGCGCCTGCCAGAGTTCGTGTTGGTGGCCTCCAAGGAGCTGGAATGTGCGGAGGATGCAGGCTCTGCCGGGGAAGCTGCCCGTGCCGGCCACTTCACTCTGGACCAGTGCCTGAACCTCTTCACGCGGCCGGAGGTGCTGGCACCCGAGGAGGCTTG GTACTGCCCACAGTGCAAACAACACCGCGAGGCCTCCAAGCAGCTGCTGCTGTGGCGCCTGCCCAACGTGCTCATTGTGCAGCTCAAGCGCTTCTCCTTCCGCAGTTTCATCTGGCGTGACAAGATCAACGACTTAGTGGAGTTCCCTGTTCG GAACCTGGACCTGAGCAAGTTCTGCATTGGTCAGAAAGAGGAGCAGCTGCCCAGCTACGACCTGTATGCCGTCATCAACCACTACGGAGGCATGATCGGTGGTCACTACACCGCCTGTGCACGCCTGCCCAGTGACCGCAGCAGCCAGCGCAGCGACGTGG GCTGGCGCTTGTTTGATGACAGCACGGTGACAACAGTAGACGAGAGCCAGGTTGTGACGCGTTATGCCTATGTACTCTTCTACCGCCGGCGGAACTCTCCTGTGGAGAGGCCCCCCCGGGCAGGTCACTCTGAGCACCACCCAGACCTAGGCCCTGCagctgaggctgctgccagccag GGACTAGGCCCTGGCCAGGCCCCCGAGGTGGCCCCCACGCGGACAGCCCCTGAACGCTTCGCCCCCCCTGTGGACCGCCCAGCCCCCACCTACAGCAACATGGAGGAGGTCGATTAG